The nucleotide sequence ACTTTTTACAGTGACTGGACCCACCGTTTCCCATAAACCCCCGAAGAGAATTTTTGGGGAGCCTCAGTACCACTGGCTGACACTTCAGTCAACGGGTAACAACGTCCTATCCAGAGCACCCCTAGATCAGTTGTTAAACTAAACTAGAGTAAACTTTTTATAATGACTGGATCCACCGCTTCGCGGCCCCATACCCCAGAAACCCTCGAAGGGATTTTTTTTGGTTGCCTCAGTACCACTGTGTTGATAAGAGCATGCGCAAGGCGCCTCCGTCAACAATAATCCAACGGATAAAGAGTTGATAAGAGGGCTCGAACCCGACACCTCAATCAACAGATAACAACATCATATCCAGAACACCTCTAGAACAGTTCTTAAAACTAAGATAGGGTAAATTTTTTATAGTGACTAGACCCACCGCATCATGACCCCATACCCCAAAAATCCCCGAAGGAATTTTTTGGAGAGCCTCAGTACCACTCTGGTTCATAAGAGCGTGCGCAAGGCATCTCAATCAATTATATTCGACGGATAAAGGGTTGATAAGAGGGCTTGAACCCGACACCTCAGTCAACGGATAACAACGTCATATCCAGAACACCTCTAGATCAGTTgttaaaatacaaattaaaatgtCGAGAAAGGTATGATAATTATTTGATTGTATGTGATGTAATGTGAgaggtgaattttttttttaatctaggtATCTAACTTTTTGAATCGACTAATTCTAGAGGTAATTGGTCTGgtctataaaaatttttcataggTAACTAGgataaattcaaaaaatacatATGAATCCTGACGGATGATCTAACATCCCGAGTGAGGGAAAGACTTTTCCTACACTCGAAACATCTTAAGTAACAAATTTGCAAGTCCCATTGAGGTTTGGTAGTTTAGTATGGCACAGACATCTCACAAGTTAGAGGTGCATTGATCAGGATAACCTGCTTATGGAAGCATCACCTTCTACAAGGAATGTGATGCAATACATCGAACAAGAGAAATGAAGAAATACGACGATAAGATTGTCTTGTCGAAAATCATGTTTGCAGTGAGACCTCATGGCTAACTTGTAAAACCTAACGCTTGGGGATGTTCCTAAGAAGAAGCATCTGCTCCAAGGCTTCCAAGCTCACACACACTTGAAGGTCTTTCAATAGGCTAATTTGACAAAATTGGCTTATTCGTCATGCGTTTGGAACCAATTGACAACATCCCATTACACACACGTTGCAACCAACCAAATTACTGCATTATGATATATGGGGACTGATCTTGTCTGAAAATTGATGAGATGGAAAGTTGAGATGTGACACTCCCGTTGACCGTGTGTAAACTCCTCCGCCCTGCAACACATATggcgttagtgccgagccagggaaggggtccccgatgtTGACCCTTTAACGcttaagtcagtcaccgacgatgaagtaGAAGACGGAGTAACAACAAGAATGAACAGTGTAGCACAAATGGTGTCTATTGTGTACCTCCGTCTATATTTggacccccttttatatagagtTTTTGTAgcgtgcgtgcacgcttccccaagcgGGTGCGCGCTTCAAAGTTTCCCCTGAAAAAACTTGTCAGTAAAGTATTTCTAACACAATATcttaacgagccgagcatatctcagatgtggtggaagcttccgtcgtacgatcttctgggtGACCATGTCTGGTGTCaacgacactaactcccaaaaggatgtcgatggataacACAACAAGGTAGTTGCTAGACTGAGCGGGATAGTCGCTCAGTCGGGACTTCGCTGTTCCTGTGTGCCACCCGCTCGACCGAGACTGCATCGCGTCCGCTCGGCCAGAACTCCCCTATGCTTGTGTCGCGTCCGCTCGGCCGAAGTTCCGTTATGCCAATATCGAGTCTTGTCGTCTGGCCGAGCGAGGTAGATGCTCGACCAGGATACCGTATTCTCTTGGTGTCCAACACCTCCTTAAGCGTCGATTGTTCGACGCATCCCCCAAGTCAAAGGTAGGGTCGGATCAGACACCTTCTCCTCCCGATCGAGGACCTGATCGTCCGACCGACCGATAGACTTATCGTTCATCCGACCATATGATACCCAAACGttaaccgtcttgactttgatctctATCATGGTAACTATCCCCCGCAAGATGGACCCCTCCTTATCACCACATCATAGACGAATAGAGCAACAAGCATGATTAGGGCATGCATGCTACTTCTTTAATTAAGTAGATGGCCATAGTAGATACGTGAGGACTTACTTGCTTAGAGTCTTGAGAGAAGTCTAAAGCCTAGTAGTGCTAGTCAACTTTGGAACAAGGTTAGAAGTGATAATATGAGATAATTTACTTTAAAGTTTATGTAATGTTTCTACTCAAACAATGGGATTAGACATCAAACATCACTTATAAATACACCCTAACAAAATTTGTTAGCGAGAGAAAATTCCGGCACAATATAAACGCTACCTAAGTCATAATCTTCCAAGCAAGTATTTTAGAGGCaacatacttaattaatctaACTCCAAATATTTTAGGTGGTAAAAGTCCTTATGAGATCCTTTTTTAAGAAAAATGTCAACATACATATTTAGTTGGgttatatacaaaaaaaaaagatcgAAAAGTGGTGATGAGTTTAATGGCGATAAGATTGAATTAGAAGTCCCAATTCAAAGATAAAGAGAATTGAGGCACAATATGTAATAATAAGCTAGAACGCCGTATGACAAATGAAGAGGAATGTATACAAAAAGAAGGACAAAAGAGATGATGAGTCGGTACAATTGGAAAGGAACCCATAGCATCCCAATGGGCATACAAAATCGATAGAAAAGAAATGATTCGACTGCCCCAAAGGTGCAGCCCAgggacttcaactactggaattcctgaaaaaaaaaatgattcaaaTCTTACAACATACCATTCCTTGCCAGATTAGTATGCGATTGTTCTATTTAAAGTTGCATTCAAGTCATCAATTAGTTCAATGGTACCAAATGCTGCAAAGCAAAATAAAGATAAAGAGAAACACATAAGTTTTCAGCAATTCATAGATGTAGGAACTCAACCGAAGTAAACTGTTTGGAAAAAAAATTGGATCAACTTTAGCTCGGTAACTAGATGAAAAACAATTCAGCTATCTGCTTGTAGTTTCTGTTTTCTCACTCTATGTTGACTGTTAATCTGTTTTCTGCCATGAACAGCACGATAGCAACTAACATATATGATATAGAACTGTAGAGCTGCACTAGTcattattaattaatatatacaGATAACATAGCAAACTAGAAAACATACCTAATGACAGAGAtcatgtgattctaggaattggCATAGCCACATAGACACCTACACCAGGTATTTAACTTGCAACATTTTCAAGCAGCATAAAGATAACCCATGCAAATAGAAAGTCTGCATATGGAACTATAATACATGCACTAGAGCAAATGATCACTGATCTTGTTGAATGTTAACTGCAGTAACTGTGGAGACCATGGAATCCACACCACAGACGTTCCGACCCTTGCAGATCTTGTAATACCCATTCTCACCCCAGCTCTCTCCCCAGGAGTTCTTTATTATCCAGTAAGGCTTGTTCTTGAGGCGGATTGGGGCGTATCCGGAAGAACCATAACCCACCAGCAGCACCCCATGATCCAAATGCCGTCCACAAATATAAGGGCACGAAACACCTCCGATATAGGTTTGCATGTACACGGCGTTTATACCAACTGCAGAAACGATAACAGCAATATGATCCATCAGGCGATGATAAAAGGTCAAAATCAACTGGTATATGTTGCTAGAGGTTTATCAGTAGAAAAATGGCATAGGGTCACCTACTTGCGAGAGGGCCATGTTTCACTAAATTAGCAGCAATTTGATCTTCATCAACAGAGACAACACTGAAGTTTTGAACTGAAGCAACAATTTTGGACTTGTCAAACTTGCAACCACCTCGGTCGGTTCCAGTGTAAGGGTAGTCTTCCTCACGCTGAAGCCCACCAGCTTTGAGTAAATACTTGAATGCAGTAGTCATTAAACCGCCATTACATCCCTGGTCGCATGCATCTGGTTCGTCCGAATCGCACTGCAAGAATATGATAAATTGCTAGATTATAATGTGTAACATGAAGAGCCAAAATTTGCGAGGGAAGAGGGACCAGCACTGATAGCTTAGATGTCACACCAACAATGCCAGAGAAACGACCAGGTTTAGCTTCCTTGTGTGGATAATTAAAAGAGGGAAGAGGAATAAGAGGGAAAGCAACACAGAAATCCATCAATTTTGTTATCCTTTTCTTAACTCTTCCTTGCTCCCTCATGCCTTTCCATACAAGTAAATCAAGCTTAAAAGAGAAGTAACTGAAATAGATacaaaaattgaatttttgaatcaaCTTCTGAACACAGAAGACATTAGAATACAAGGGTTTGGCATGAAAAGTTAAAGAAGAAAATCTTGTGATCAGGTCAAAGATCTATGCATTTCAGCTCATATGTCAGAACTCGAGAAGTATGCTTGAAATAATATGGAACTAGTAGATCAGACATAGGAAATGTATGGAATAGATAAATCAATTATAATAATTCCTAATCAACAGATGAATGCATTGTACCATTCAGTAAATAATATATAGTGATGTTTACTATCCTATCATTAACATTCATTCGCaacagagaaaaaaaatgattctTTTACTATCAAACCAGAACGGGCCCACCTGAACATTTTACCAATTCAAAAACCTGTACAATTTATTACAGAATTATCATGAAATATCCTTCTATCTTCCAGATGAATGGCCATAGCAATTCTAATATACAAACAAATCACAATTATTTCCATGGAGGTCCTTTTTCCTGATTTTTTAAGCCTTTATGGGCCCACTCAAAAATCCCATCGATTATTAAAGTGATTGTCGTGTAGGTTCTTAGTTGTAACAATGCAAAAGGTAATAAATGAGGCATTCAAGTAGAAACCTTCAAGATAAAGGTCCAGGCATCATCAAATTATTATAGGGTAAAAACCTCCTATTCACAGATAATGACATTTTCCTACTCTTGGTTAGGTAGGTATTTTCCCTCACCAAAAGAATTCTTAAATTAAGACTTCCAGTAGTGTAAATTACTTTGGACAGGTTCTACAATTCCATAAAACATACAGTAAAAAATCAAATCAATGATCTCAAACAATCAAGAATTTTCTTGAAAAGGTACTCCTCTCTTTTAATAGCCGCAATCAAGCCTAGATGTAGAATTTTTAAGCCAAAAGAACAGACCTCATGATCGCAATCAACTAGCTGCTGCTCACTGAGGCTTTCCAGTTTTCCAGTAGCCATAAAGTGTGCTCCTTCCAGGGCTGCTGCGGTGCTGAAGGACCAGCACGATCCACACGACCCCTAAAGTAGAACCaaaaaaaagtaaagaaaaaaaagaagagcaAATTAAATCAGACCAACATACAAAGAGGGATAAAAAGAGGATGATTTAGGGGTTGGACTgtagattagttaaaaagagaacCTGATTCTTAACGGCGGCGACGGCTCCATAGTCCCTCCAATCGAAGTCTGTAGGCAGGTCGTTGGTCGGAAGGATGGGCGCCTCGGGGGAAGAAGTCATAGACGGGCGGCGGAGACCGAGGTAGGCGCGTCGGAACTCTGCTGGAGTTAGATCGGAGAACATGGTGACTCCATGGGTGGCGGTGGGGTCCAGCATCTGATGCCGCGCCGCCCGGAGGAGGTTCTTCCTGAACACCTTGAAGCGATGAGCACGCTCGTTCTCGTCGGCGTAGGTTTTCCCGAACCGCCTTACGAAGCCGGCGAAGTGCGCCTCCGCGCTAAGCCCTGACGCCTCGTCCTCCACGGCGTCCACCACCTGCAGGATCAGCTGATCCTCTTTGGCATCGTCCGCCGCGCCGGAGGAGGAGGCAATCGCCGccgaggagaggaggaggagcgAGAGCGAGAGGAGGAGGAGCGAGAGCGAGAGGCGGAGGAGATCCATCGAGTCAAGGTGCCCCTCGTCTGCGTCGCCCTTCAGCTCATCCGCCTCAATTATAATCACCAGTTGCGTGCATCCATTGGGGGGTTACTGACCCGTAGGATGGTGACACTTGTGCGCCTTGCCATAATATCTTTGCATTTACCATTGCGTACGCAACTCGTTCATTAGTCAGCATCTTCTCATACCCGCTATGCAATTTGACCATAAGTGGAGCCCACAAATAGCCCGATACAGGAAGACATTTTGGGTATGTTGATTGGTACTCCTCTGGTAGTTTGTAGATGAAGTCGACATAGCTAGGGAGGATTCGCTGTTTCGAAGAGAACATACATGCTTTTGCGTGGTGGGTCTCGTAGGTTTAGATAGATCTCAGCCGTCGATAATTATCCAACGATTGTGATATGTTCCTTGGGGAAATCGTTGAGTTCTACGTGTATACGTGTATAAGGTTAGATAACGTCAGCCAATGGATCATCATCTCCGTGGTCGTCGTTATGGCCATTATTATACTTCccattattaaaatatatatggTCGTAGAAATTAGAAGGCatccatttttttaatttaaaagtatttttcttcTAAATCTACCTAAAATGATAAATTCCTAGCTCACCCCACTTTATAAAAATCTATCTTTGTTACATAAATATTTTTAGACAAAAATAAAAACGCATCTTATTTTCTTGGAATTATCAAAgggcatttttttaatttttttacaaagaaCGTCAAACTCCAATAGCAACTCACGTACAATACATTATTCTCATATTATTATTTTCTGTCATATAATTTCATTAATCAATTGTATGGATAAAATGAATTCATGTTATACAGTTACGATTTCTTAATTATTttgataattataataattatagttCAGAGATACTACATGAATTGTTGAATAAGATAAATTCATATTGCAATAATTATAAATTTCATAACTACTATGACTTAAATATTATAaatctttattttaataattataaaattatagttattataatattataacagttataaaaatcatatttactataatattataataactatTATTTGGTAACTGTTATATTATGAATATGGTTGAATAGATTAAATCGCTATATTCACTAGCTATGAGAGAAGATAGAAATATGGAAACATATATTAGAGGATAGTTTGGGTGATTGAATTTGAATCTGAGGGTCggtgtttaaaaataaaaagctGAGCActcttttatgatttttaaaatataaagtttgatcaatatattttttttattacttttcaaTTTTATATGTATAAACTATACCTAAAACAATGTCCCATACATaccttaatttttcttaaaaaataacactaatttttaatttgaatatagTTAAAGAGTACCTTTTGAATTTCgactaatattattttattatcatttaattattaaaatacatATAATATTGTATCAACCAAaatattttaatcatttaatatacCAAAATGGTATATTAAGAAGCTCGTTTTGAATTATATTTATGAACTTTAACTATCTTCCAACATAAAATGGCCAAACTAGAAACTCTTACATCGTAATTTTCtattatttaagttttaattgataaatatttaatttgagAGTATAATTTGGTTTTTGAAAAAACAATTTTCTAATGGGAAAATACCCGGGGTGCAATTAGTCAGATCGTGCGACTCAAGTTCTGGGTAGTTGAATCGGGTATTTTAACTTACTAAACAAAATTGGATGCTCAAATCGAGCCCTAAACTCTCCGTTCCCCCCAAATTTTGGACCCTCGGTAGGAATTAAGAT is from Zingiber officinale cultivar Zhangliang chromosome 7B, Zo_v1.1, whole genome shotgun sequence and encodes:
- the LOC122006873 gene encoding cysteine proteinase 1-like produces the protein MDLLRLSLSLLLLSLSLLLLSSAAIASSSGAADDAKEDQLILQVVDAVEDEASGLSAEAHFAGFVRRFGKTYADENERAHRFKVFRKNLLRAARHQMLDPTATHGVTMFSDLTPAEFRRAYLGLRRPSMTSSPEAPILPTNDLPTDFDWRDYGAVAAVKNQGSCGSCWSFSTAAALEGAHFMATGKLESLSEQQLVDCDHECDSDEPDACDQGCNGGLMTTAFKYLLKAGGLQREEDYPYTGTDRGGCKFDKSKIVASVQNFSVVSVDEDQIAANLVKHGPLAIGINAVYMQTYIGGVSCPYICGRHLDHGVLLVGYGSSGYAPIRLKNKPYWIIKNSWGESWGENGYYKICKGRNVCGVDSMVSTVTAVNIQQDQ